The following are from one region of the Hyalangium gracile genome:
- a CDS encoding sensor histidine kinase — protein sequence MRLRTRLALAFALLALVPLAVVVPLTLNRLRATLSRELDARMEGATTSAQEALERSAERAQRAVEELVESTAMEDLARDAREAPTRAIQADTAAGLMKSRGLTVLSLFDGQGTTLSSGHLPARRGDPDPNLFAVTQQNASKPVPVRVSVRSVEGLRDVPALVVARPVDDLRLWAVGGVLLDEGLAQHLARITQAQVSLRSGETVVAQAGNVPAPTVERVIPLGNAAEVRLTFSRAAVLEAERGVTGAFLLLAAFGLAFAVLLGLLMARRITRPVEALTEGARRVAEGARDVQVTAQASGEVEELVRAFNHMTSELRSTTERLMASERIAAWQEVARRLAHEIKNPLTPIQMSLETLLAAQSAQDARFPTLFRDSAAVVLEEVDRLRRIVDEFSRFARLPKPQLAPVDLGELAQNVLSLYATPPEGITLLPTLQTGVVARADRDQLTQVLVNLVKNAEEAMKGKGGSVRVRVKGTETDAIVEVEDTGPGIPPEHRARIFEPYFTTKEGGTGLGLAIAARILQEHGGKLEVGGEPGEGARFSVVLPRAL from the coding sequence ATGCGACTGAGGACCCGGCTCGCGCTCGCCTTCGCCCTGCTGGCGCTGGTGCCGCTGGCGGTGGTGGTGCCCCTGACGCTCAACCGCCTGCGCGCCACCCTCTCGCGCGAGCTCGACGCCCGAATGGAGGGAGCCACCACCTCCGCCCAGGAAGCGCTGGAGCGCTCCGCCGAGCGGGCCCAGCGCGCGGTGGAGGAGCTGGTGGAGAGCACGGCCATGGAGGATCTGGCCCGTGACGCTCGAGAGGCGCCCACCCGCGCCATCCAGGCCGACACCGCCGCGGGGCTGATGAAGAGCCGGGGCCTCACGGTGCTCAGCCTCTTCGATGGACAGGGCACCACGCTGTCCTCGGGTCACCTGCCCGCGCGGCGCGGAGACCCGGATCCGAACCTCTTCGCCGTCACCCAGCAGAACGCCTCCAAGCCCGTCCCCGTGCGCGTGAGCGTGCGGAGCGTCGAGGGGCTGCGAGACGTGCCCGCGCTCGTCGTCGCGCGCCCGGTGGACGACCTGCGGCTGTGGGCGGTGGGCGGGGTGCTGCTGGACGAGGGGCTGGCCCAGCACCTGGCGCGCATCACCCAGGCCCAGGTCTCCCTGCGCTCGGGGGAGACGGTGGTGGCGCAGGCAGGCAACGTACCGGCACCCACGGTGGAGCGTGTCATCCCGCTGGGCAACGCGGCCGAGGTGCGGCTCACCTTCAGCCGCGCGGCGGTGCTGGAGGCGGAACGAGGCGTCACGGGCGCGTTCCTCCTCCTGGCGGCCTTCGGACTGGCCTTCGCGGTGCTGCTGGGCCTGCTGATGGCCCGCCGCATCACCCGGCCCGTGGAGGCGCTCACCGAGGGCGCCCGCCGGGTAGCCGAGGGAGCGCGGGACGTGCAGGTGACGGCCCAGGCGAGCGGCGAGGTGGAGGAGCTGGTGCGCGCCTTCAACCACATGACGTCCGAGCTGCGCTCCACCACCGAGCGGCTGATGGCCAGCGAGCGCATCGCCGCATGGCAGGAGGTGGCACGGCGGTTGGCGCACGAGATCAAGAACCCGCTCACGCCCATCCAGATGTCACTGGAGACGCTGCTGGCCGCGCAGAGCGCCCAGGACGCGCGCTTCCCCACGCTCTTCCGCGACAGCGCCGCGGTGGTGCTGGAGGAGGTGGACAGGCTGCGGCGCATCGTCGACGAGTTCAGCCGGTTCGCCCGGCTGCCCAAGCCGCAGCTGGCCCCGGTGGACCTGGGGGAGCTGGCCCAGAACGTCCTGTCCCTCTACGCCACGCCTCCGGAGGGCATCACCCTGCTGCCCACGCTCCAGACGGGCGTGGTGGCGCGCGCGGATCGCGATCAGCTCACCCAGGTGCTGGTGAACCTGGTGAAGAACGCGGAGGAGGCCATGAAGGGCAAGGGCGGCTCCGTGCGCGTGCGCGTGAAGGGCACGGAGACGGACGCCATCGTGGAGGTGGAGGACACCGGCCCTGGCATTCCTCCCGAGCACCGGGCTCGCATCTTCGAGCCCTACTTCACCACCAAGGAGGGCGGCACGGGGCTGGGGCTCGCCATCGCCGCCCGCATCCTCCAGGAGCACGGCGGCAAGCTGGAGGTGGGCGGCGAGCCGGGCGAAGGCGCGCGCTTCAGCGTGGTGCTGCCGCGCGCCCTCTGA